ATATCTGATAGAGTTAAGTTGTAAGTACTTTTCGTTGCTTGATCGAATATATTTCTCAGACTACTTTGTATTAAACTTAACGCTGTGTCTGGGTGGATTTGATTGAAAGTTTTCAGGTGAAGGAGTTGCTCTACTACATCTTTAATAGTGAGTCCTGAAATATTATGCGTCGGCTTATACGCTTTCTTATAAGAAAGAATTAAACCCTCATTTTCTAGAATATCCAAACATTGGGAGATCTCTCCAATAGGAATCTTAGAATGCTTTGCTATAGTCTTTGCTGTAGGGGGCGTTGAAGCCGTATCAAAATCTCTGGATATCACAGAAAGAATATAGGTACATACCACAAGTTTTATATAGCAATTTGGCAAGTACTTTTCTGTAGGAAGAATAAAATTACATCCCTGATTTTGAATAAGAAAAGTAAACGATCCTCCAAAAAGATAAATCATAGCATAAAGATAAAGAAGGAGTAAAAATGAAGGTAGGGCGACCAAAGCTCCATAAGTAAAACTGTAGTTAAATAAGTAGAATTGTAAGCAGAAGAAAACCTTCTGAAAAATAATCCATAGAGTTCCTGCTGTTAAGGCAGCGATTAATGCTGCTGTCTTTTGTACAGAGACCCTAGGTAAAAAGGCGTAGCAGCAAAATAACGCTAAATAAATGAATAGATAAGGAGTTAACCGTGAAAAAACATATAAAACAGTAATAGAGTGGCTTAAAGAAAAGAGTTTCGCATATTCTACAGGCATAATTTGGGTAATATAAATCCATGACCCACAAACAATAATAAAAATCATCGGGCTAACAAGCGTGATGATCAAATATGCGATCAATCTCTGTACAGATATCGGAGTCCAACCCGTTCTAAAAATCTTATTCAAACCATCTTCTAAAGACAAAAGCATAAGAATCCCTGCCCAACAAAAGACAAAGAAGCTTCCTACCAGCACTAAACCAATATTGCTGGTTGTAGAGCGGTATGCAGCCTCTACAATTGCTAGAATCGGTCCTTTATAATCAGGAAATTTAACAAGAAGCCATTCTTTCCAATCGAGATTTACAAAAAGATGCTGGGATAACCTTAAGAAAAATACGAGTATTGGAATGCAGCTAAACAAACCATAATAACTTAACACACAGGCTTCTTTAGAAACCTCATTTCTCACTAAAACTTGAGGAGCAAGTAAGAACGATCTGATTATTCTGTTATTTCGAAATCCCGATTTTGGATTCTTTTTTTTTTTAGAAAATATCGAGAGCTTTCGAAACATAGTTAAATCAAAAATGCATTTTTTACTTATTTTAATAAAAAATGATTATTTAATACTAAGTTTTATAAATTTTATTTTATTAATTCTTATGAGTTTTAATACATGAGATCATTAAGAATAATGGAAACTCTTCGCGACAAAGGTTTTCCGCTTTTGCGCGTGTTCCTATGGATTTTTTTGGGGATATCCATTCTTCCATATTCTCAATAACAAACCCGTATTTTGATAATGCTTGAGTCCAATAACTTAAAGGGAAGTGGAAAGAAATCGAAGATTCCGACTGTTTTTGCCCAGGATGGGCAATGATTGGAACTGTGATTTTAGAAAGATAACGATCGATCTTTCTTGAAAGAAGCTTTTTATGTTCATCGTAATGCCACGAAGACACTCTAGGAATACGAAAACAAGGATGATTCAATACTATAAAAAAGCGACCCTCTTTGCAAAGAAGCTTTGAGGTATTTTTAATCGCCTGATCAGGAATTTCCATATTTTGTAGTGCTAAAATAGCTACAGCATGGGAAAAGGGCTGAGGAACTTCTAACGTCAGCTTTTTGGTAAGATCTTGGATTTTAAATTCATGAGTTCGTGATTTTCTTAATTTCCTTGCTATAGAGATCAAACTAGGAGAGATATCCAGACCTAAATATCCGCATTCCTTAGGGATTGCTCTTTCTAAAATTCCCTGACCGCAACCAATATCCACCACAGAATCTTTAAATTGCAGATCAAGCAAAGGAAGCAGCTTAGGGAGAATGACTTCTTTATGATAATAATGACCTTCTCCCTGAACGATCTTATGATAATCTTCAGCTATGGGCTCCCAAGAGGTAGACCTTCTTTCTGTTTTCCTAGAAGAATGATGCTTTTTATTTGATGAGTAACGAGACATTAGAAGAGGAATTTATAGAGAGATAAAAAAAAAGGCAAGAGAAACTCCCTATGCCTTTTATTAAAAAATTTTACTAAAGATTAGAAGTTATTGATTCTCATATATAGGAAATCCTTGATCATCATAACCCGTTACTTTACCACCACTTGTTGCCCGCTCATTTGTTCCAACTTGGCCATCTTGTTGACTTCCACTGTCAGTTTGGTCTCCACCTTGTTGTTGAGAGCCACTATCTTGTGGAGATGCCGCTGTAGTAGTCGTAGCAGTAGAAGTCTCTACATGTTCGCTATCGTGACTCACAGAGCTAATAATACGACTTTCAACTGCTTGTAAGTTAGTTGTGGAAGCACGCAAATCAGTAATTGAAGCTGTTAGTGCTGAACAAGCAGCTTCCAATTCCTGTTTACGTTGCTCTAAGAACTGTATTTGTTCTTCCCTAAGTTTTGCATCAGCTTTTAGCTGTTCTAAAATAACTTTGTTATCTTCTATAAGATTTTTCAATCCATCTAAACTAGTTCTCAATGCAGTTACTGAGGTAATCATTTGTTGAACAGCTTCTTTAGAGAAGGTGTCTTGTAAAGCTTGAGCTAATTTCTCAAATGGAGAGAGCATAGTTTCAACTCTACTACCTACAGATTTGAAATCATCCAAACTAGTTTTGAACTCTGAAATAAGATCTCTGAAATCACCGGTATGTGTTTCAAGTCTATCACCGAAATTAGATAATCTAGTGTGTAGCTGTCTAAGTTGATCAATCTGCTCTGTGAGTTCAGCATTAGCGGCTTGTAAAGTATCCACTTCGGTACGTAGGCGTATGTTCTCTTGGCTAAATTGCTGAATTTGCTGTTTCATGCGACGAGCCACTTGTGCTGGTGTGCTATCTTGAATTGCCATAATGACAATCACAAAGGATACGAGCATAATCGCAATCATAAGAATGAGAGAAGGCGTCGAGACTACGATACCAAACTGCAAGCAAATTAAAGCTGCAATACCAACAGCAAATAGTGCAACGGCAGAAATAATTTTAATAAAGTGGAAGATTTTTTGAAGTACTGAAACTCTTCCTTCAGGGATAATTAATTTCCTAGCAGCTGCTACAGCAGCCGATGATTGACTGATCCCCTCTGTTGAGATAGGTACAATTGTAGTTTCACCACTGTCGTGATCATGATCTCCAAAAGTAGGTGAGGAAGCTCTCGATGTTACAGGACTTGTGCTTTCTACTGGTGCTGCCATGTCTTTATTTCCATTTTTAATAATTTAAATTCGGAAAGACTAATTATATGAATGTATAAAATCAAGCTCTTTACTAAAAGTTATGCCCTTGATATTCATAGACAAAGAGAAAATACAAACACTAAGTTACTAACGAAAAATTAGATTTTTTTAGATATTTTTTGATAAAAATACTCTCCAGAAGATTTGAGAGATTATTTCAGATAAAAGAAATGATCCCATATTTTTCATCTAAATCTAACAAGATCTCTAGGAATTTTAATCAAAAGATGTAAGAATCTATGTCTCCGAAGTTTTTCTTGTGGTTATCCTATTTTAAAGGATATGGTGAGATAAATAATTTGCTAATTACACCTTAAGAGGCTTCTTTAATTTTTGATGTGTTTGCAATAGGCAGTAGGTGAATAAAAAACAACGTCAGAAGACATTAATTGCTCCTTCAATTATGGGAGGAGACCTTGCATGCATAGGTGCAGAGGCAAAAAGAATAGAAGAGTCCGGAGCCGATCTCATTCATATTGATGTTATGGACGGGCATTTCGTTCCCAATCTGACTTTCGGTCCAGGAGTCATCGCAGCAATCAATAGATCTACGGATATCTTTCTAGAAGTTCACGCTATGATCTATACGCCTTTCGATTTCATAGAAGCCTTTGTAAAATCTGGAGCCGATCGTATTATCGTACATTTTGAAGCCTCCGAAGATCTTAAAGAATTATTAGCTTATATTAAGAAATGCGGAATACAAGCAGGATTGGCTTTTTCTCCAGAAACTTCTATAGAATTCATTCCTCCATTTCTACCTTTTTGTGATGTTGTATTGTTAATGTCCGTACATCCTGGATTTTGTGGTCAGGGCTTTATTCCCGATATCCCCGATAAAATTCGTTTTACAAGACAAGCAATTAAGACAATGGGTCTAGAAGATTCCTGTTTGATTGAAGTTGATGGGGGAATAAACGAGACTTCTGCAAAAGAATGTCGCGAAGCAGGTGCGGATATTTTAGTGGCGGCATCCTATATGTTTCAAAAGGATACGCTGACTATGGAAGAAAAAGTTTTGCTACTTCGAGGAGAAAATCATGGTATTAAGTAGCCAACTCTCAGTAGGAATGTTTATTTCTACAAAAGATGGTCTTTATAAAGTCGTAGCGGTTTCTAAGGTAACAGGGAATAAAGGGGAGTCTTTTATCAAGGCTTCGTTAAAAGCTGCTGATTCAGAAGTCATTGTTGAAAGAAATTTTAAAATTGGCCAAGAAATAAAAGAAGCCCAGTTTGAATCTAGAAATCTTGAATATCTTTATATTGAGGATGAAAACTTTCTTTTCTTAGATTTGGGAAATTATGAAAAAATTTATATTTCTAAAGAGATCATGAAGGATAACTTCTTATTCTTGAAAGCAGGTGTGACTGTTTCCGCCATGGTTTATGACGATATTGTTTTTTCGATAGAGTTACCACACTTTTTAGAGTTGATGGTATCTAAAACAGATTTTCCCGGGGACTCGCTTTTAATTACCGGCGGCACAAAAAAAGCTTTATTAGAAACAGGTGTCGAAATTACAGTACCTCCTTTTGTGGAAATTGGAGATATTATAAAAATTGATACGCGTACGTGTGAATATATTCAACGCGTCTAACTTCAGTCTGAGAAGATAAGAGAATACAGGTATGGATTTAAAGCAAATAGAAAAGCTCATGATTGCTATGGGACGAAATAGCATGAAGCGTTTTGTGATAAAACGCGAAGGGCTAGAGCTTGAACTGGAAAGAGACACGGGAGACAAACCTAATCAAGAGCCTGTATTTTACGATAGTAGGTTGTTTGCGGGTTTCTCTCAAGAACGTCCTATTCCCACTGATCCTAATAAAATGGTTGCAAAGGATGTTGCTTCAGAAAAAACAGAAGCAGAATCACAACAGGCCCCGGGAGATTTTATTAGTTCTCCTCTCGTAGGAACATTTTATAGCTCTCCTTCTCCTGATTCTCCATCTTTCGTTAAACCCGGAGATATCGTTTCAGAAGATACGATTGTTTGTATCGTAGAAGCCATGAAAGTTATGAATGAAGTTAAGGCCGGGATGTCTGGTCGTGTTGTAGAAGTCTTAATCACCAATGGTGATGCAGTACAATTTGGATCTAAGTTATTTCGTATAGTTAAAGCTGAATAATGAAAAAAGTCTTAATAGCTAATCGTGGAGAAATTGCAGTGCGTATTATACGTGCTTGTCATGATCTTGGATTAGCCACAGTTGCAGTATATTCCTTAGCAGATCAAGAAGCTTTACACGTGCTATTAGCAGACGAAGCTGTTTGTATAGGGGAGCCTCAAGCTAATAAATCCTATTTAAAAATATCGAATATTCTAGCGGCGTGCGAAATTACAGGAGCGGATGCTGTCCATCCTGGTTATGGTTTTTTAAGTGAGAATCCGAATTTTGCTTCTATATGTGAAAGCTGTGGGTTGACCTTTATTGGCCCCAGTTCAGAATCTATAGCAACAATGGGAGATAAAATAGCGGCAAAACAGCTCGCTAAAAAAATTAAATGTCCTGTGATTCCTGGTTCCGAAGGTATTATTAAAGACGAAGCTGAAGGATTAAAAATTGCTGAAAAAATTGGCTTTCCTATAGTGATTAAAGCCGTTGCCGGCGGCGGTGGTCGCGGTATCCGTATTGTCAGAGAAAAAGATGAATTTTTTAGAGCTTTTTCAGCAGCACGAGCGGAAGCAGAAGCAGGATTTAATAATCCCGATGTTTACATTGAAAAGTTCATTGAAAACCCAAGACATCTAGAAGTGCAGATTCTTGGAGATAAACACGGTAATTATATCCATCTTGGAGAAAGAGACTGCACAGTACAAAGACGTCGCCAAAAGCTTATTGAGGAAACTCCTAGTCCTATACTTACTCCTGAATTGCGTGCAAAAGTAGGGAAGGTTGCTGTAGACTTGGCTAGAAGTGCAAACTATCATTCTGTGGGTACCGTAGAATTTCTATTAGATAAAGATAAAAAATTCTACTTCATGGAAATGAATACACGTATTCAGGTAGAGCATACAATCACAGAAGAAGTTACAGGAATTGATCTTCTTAAAGAACAGATTTATGTAGCAATGGGCAATAAGCTCACTTGGAAACAAAAAAATATTGTTTTCACAGGACATGTTATTCAGTGTCGTATTAATGCTGAGGACCCAAGCAACAACTTCTCCCCCTCTCCAGGTCGTTTAGATTACTATCTTCCTCCTGCTGGGCCTTCGATACGTGTTGATGGTGCTTGTTATAGCGGTTACGCTATCCCTCCCTATTACGATTCTATGATTGCTAAGGTGATTTCTAAGGGTAAGAACCGAGAAGAAGCTATAGCCATTATGAAACGTGCTCTAAAAGAGTTTCATATTGGAGGAGTACACTCTACAATACCTTTCCACCAATTTATGTTGGACAATCCGAAATTTATTAATTCAGACTACGATATCAACTACGTTGATCTTCTTCTCTCTCAGGGTAATTCCTTATTTTAAAGTTCTTTACAATTTTCATATCTAGAGATTCGTTCTCTAGATGTGTTTTTTCTTTCTAATTAAAAATCTTAACAAAACTAAATTATATTAAAAATAATTCTAACAATTAGTGTTTTATGTTAGAATACTTTAAGTTTTTTTTAAAATTTTTAATATTTATGAGAATACCAGAAAGTTTTTGCTTAAGTTCTTTTAATAAAGAACCTAGTTACTTTGAAAGAGTTTTATCTGGGGTAGACAATTATTTCTATTTCGGTGGAAGACAGATAGAGATCGTTGCTAGAAATGAAAGGACTCAGGAGCTTATCTGCCTTTCCAATCCAGGACGACACGTACCTCTCGCTGAAAAGATTGTGAAGATACTCTCATATCTCATATTCCCGATCGTATTGATCGCTCTCCTTGTGCGCTTTTTACTGCATAAAATATTACATAAAGCTCATAGGGTCGTCTTAATCGATAGACAGGATCCTTGTACACCGTGTGCATTTTACTTAAAAGACGCCATAGCTATCCGTGATAAGTTCTTGGACCTACGTTTTACACAACCTAATAATGACGCTCTTAGAACCGCTCTACGCTTGCAAGGATTAAGGGTGGTGCATTTTTATCAAGATGAAACTAGTAATCAGCTCTTGCTTACAATGACATCACGGCGCTTCCCGGATATAGCATTTACATTTGTAGTTCCCACTGAATCCATCACATTGCCACAACCTGCCGATATGCAATGGTCTATAATGGAACATCTCTGGAATTGTACAAAAGCAATAAACGTTGCTAAACAACAGAATTTAGATAATTTAATGATCAGCAAACCGATAGGCATTAGCTTACAAGATGGTGTGCTTATTCATTATGTTCATAGCTCTCTGCTAACAGAAAAACCCTTAGACAAAAAGGAGATTTCAACAAGTATTGAAGAGCATAATAACCTACAAAACGGTTTAAACGATCTTGTGACTTTTACTGTACTCACAGGATATCCAGGAAAGGTATTTGCAAAATCACAAAGAAAATTCGTCCGTGTGGACAGTGCTGAAAATCTCCACATGGCCATGGTAATTGATCCAGGACACACGTTTACAGCACATCCAGATGAGAATACAAAAATAGAAAGTCGTGTTTCTGCATTAATGCCTATACTCAAGAGTGTTCCTCCAGAGTATCTCAAAGGCATGTTAAATCAGATTCCAAATTCCATAAAATCCAAGATTCAAAATTTGAATTCTTTACTATCTAAAGAATTCTTAAACAATACTTTAGATATTCAAGCACCTCTATTTCTATCCGATCCTACACAAAGACAAATATCCGATTCAGAAAAGAAACAGTTAGTGAAGAACTTCTTAAAGTTCATCTCGCAAAGAACCGTTGGTCAAAATGATAACGGACGCAACATGGTTGTCTTCTATAAGCATGGACAAAGTTATCCTGGAGGGGGAGAGGGGATACTGATTGATCAGCTCAACAACTACGGATCTATGTTCTTTAAACCCGAAGATGCTCGGGAAAAATGTCTAGGAGAGAGCATCGTGGATCAATTAGTGAGTATAGGTATCTTCTCTGAGTATGAGAATACTGAAACTATGGTCTGCGCCTACTTTGACTAAATGGTTTGAATTAAGGAGTAAAAATTATCGTCTGCAATATGATGCGAGCCGTTTAGTCTTGCTAGATTCAAGAATAAACTGTCTTCAAGCGATCGAGAGTATTAAACCATTGGATAATCCGATGAATAAAAAATTAATAAAACACCTTAAAAAATACTCATAACCCTACCTTTGAGTAGAGTATGGAGATAACCCCAAGAACATCATGTTAAATTCTGTAACATTTTCACTAAACTATTCTCCTAACCGAGCAGAGAAGTTTTCTGCTCTTCTAGATTCTTATTTTTATCTAGGAGGAAAGCAAACTAAAGTTATAGATAAATCAACAGAATTAGGACTTAGATTTGCTGTAAAACATCAAGGACGGGCAGTATCCACTACTGAAAAAGTCTTGAAAATACTTTCTTGGATCTTTGTCCCCATTGTTATTTTGGCTTGGCTATTACAGCAAGCTTTGCATTTATACCTACACATTGCATATCCATGCGTATATCTTGATAGACCTTTATCTGAGTCTCTTCAAAACGACATTGTCACTACCTGCCAAAAAATATCAAAATCTCTAAATTTTAAAACCATTTTAACGACAGAAGATGAAGCTTATCAGGAACTATGTGCTGAAGGTATTACCATAGTGAAACCTAAAGAGGAATTTGCAAGTGCTCTTCCCGAAAGGTTTTACTTAGATTCTCGCAAATCTCATACGTTTTATATTTTAGGAAATCAAGATCACTGTAA
This portion of the Chlamydia crocodili genome encodes:
- a CDS encoding YhjD/YihY/BrkB family envelope integrity protein; this encodes MFRKLSIFSKKKKNPKSGFRNNRIIRSFLLAPQVLVRNEVSKEACVLSYYGLFSCIPILVFFLRLSQHLFVNLDWKEWLLVKFPDYKGPILAIVEAAYRSTTSNIGLVLVGSFFVFCWAGILMLLSLEDGLNKIFRTGWTPISVQRLIAYLIITLVSPMIFIIVCGSWIYITQIMPVEYAKLFSLSHSITVLYVFSRLTPYLFIYLALFCCYAFLPRVSVQKTAALIAALTAGTLWIIFQKVFFCLQFYLFNYSFTYGALVALPSFLLLLYLYAMIYLFGGSFTFLIQNQGCNFILPTEKYLPNCYIKLVVCTYILSVISRDFDTASTPPTAKTIAKHSKIPIGEISQCLDILENEGLILSYKKAYKPTHNISGLTIKDVVEQLLHLKTFNQIHPDTALSLIQSSLRNIFDQATKSTYNLTLSDIAGKIK
- a CDS encoding class I SAM-dependent methyltransferase — translated: MSRYSSNKKHHSSRKTERRSTSWEPIAEDYHKIVQGEGHYYHKEVILPKLLPLLDLQFKDSVVDIGCGQGILERAIPKECGYLGLDISPSLISIARKLRKSRTHEFKIQDLTKKLTLEVPQPFSHAVAILALQNMEIPDQAIKNTSKLLCKEGRFFIVLNHPCFRIPRVSSWHYDEHKKLLSRKIDRYLSKITVPIIAHPGQKQSESSISFHFPLSYWTQALSKYGFVIENMEEWISPKKSIGTRAKAENLCREEFPLFLMISCIKTHKN
- the rpe gene encoding ribulose-phosphate 3-epimerase, encoding MNKKQRQKTLIAPSIMGGDLACIGAEAKRIEESGADLIHIDVMDGHFVPNLTFGPGVIAAINRSTDIFLEVHAMIYTPFDFIEAFVKSGADRIIVHFEASEDLKELLAYIKKCGIQAGLAFSPETSIEFIPPFLPFCDVVLLMSVHPGFCGQGFIPDIPDKIRFTRQAIKTMGLEDSCLIEVDGGINETSAKECREAGADILVAASYMFQKDTLTMEEKVLLLRGENHGIK
- a CDS encoding elongation factor P; the encoded protein is MVLSSQLSVGMFISTKDGLYKVVAVSKVTGNKGESFIKASLKAADSEVIVERNFKIGQEIKEAQFESRNLEYLYIEDENFLFLDLGNYEKIYISKEIMKDNFLFLKAGVTVSAMVYDDIVFSIELPHFLELMVSKTDFPGDSLLITGGTKKALLETGVEITVPPFVEIGDIIKIDTRTCEYIQRV
- the accB gene encoding acetyl-CoA carboxylase biotin carboxyl carrier protein, whose translation is MDLKQIEKLMIAMGRNSMKRFVIKREGLELELERDTGDKPNQEPVFYDSRLFAGFSQERPIPTDPNKMVAKDVASEKTEAESQQAPGDFISSPLVGTFYSSPSPDSPSFVKPGDIVSEDTIVCIVEAMKVMNEVKAGMSGRVVEVLITNGDAVQFGSKLFRIVKAE
- the accC gene encoding acetyl-CoA carboxylase biotin carboxylase subunit; its protein translation is MKKVLIANRGEIAVRIIRACHDLGLATVAVYSLADQEALHVLLADEAVCIGEPQANKSYLKISNILAACEITGADAVHPGYGFLSENPNFASICESCGLTFIGPSSESIATMGDKIAAKQLAKKIKCPVIPGSEGIIKDEAEGLKIAEKIGFPIVIKAVAGGGGRGIRIVREKDEFFRAFSAARAEAEAGFNNPDVYIEKFIENPRHLEVQILGDKHGNYIHLGERDCTVQRRRQKLIEETPSPILTPELRAKVGKVAVDLARSANYHSVGTVEFLLDKDKKFYFMEMNTRIQVEHTITEEVTGIDLLKEQIYVAMGNKLTWKQKNIVFTGHVIQCRINAEDPSNNFSPSPGRLDYYLPPAGPSIRVDGACYSGYAIPPYYDSMIAKVISKGKNREEAIAIMKRALKEFHIGGVHSTIPFHQFMLDNPKFINSDYDINYVDLLLSQGNSLF
- a CDS encoding DUF648 domain-containing protein, translated to MRIPESFCLSSFNKEPSYFERVLSGVDNYFYFGGRQIEIVARNERTQELICLSNPGRHVPLAEKIVKILSYLIFPIVLIALLVRFLLHKILHKAHRVVLIDRQDPCTPCAFYLKDAIAIRDKFLDLRFTQPNNDALRTALRLQGLRVVHFYQDETSNQLLLTMTSRRFPDIAFTFVVPTESITLPQPADMQWSIMEHLWNCTKAINVAKQQNLDNLMISKPIGISLQDGVLIHYVHSSLLTEKPLDKKEISTSIEEHNNLQNGLNDLVTFTVLTGYPGKVFAKSQRKFVRVDSAENLHMAMVIDPGHTFTAHPDENTKIESRVSALMPILKSVPPEYLKGMLNQIPNSIKSKIQNLNSLLSKEFLNNTLDIQAPLFLSDPTQRQISDSEKKQLVKNFLKFISQRTVGQNDNGRNMVVFYKHGQSYPGGGEGILIDQLNNYGSMFFKPEDAREKCLGESIVDQLVSIGIFSEYENTETMVCAYFD